One Anas platyrhynchos isolate ZD024472 breed Pekin duck chromosome W, IASCAAS_PekinDuck_T2T, whole genome shotgun sequence DNA segment encodes these proteins:
- the LOC140000524 gene encoding maestro heat-like repeat family member 5 translates to MPQPPAQRRRRFILVSSPTPEAASEGESQLLDPSKAWKLCRDKAVEFIRAYVRGTEKDDEEQKMLFLSKICDLCTCVTERGVPMNLHGFCSKHKLVENIMALLEKEPVDSLRTAFRQKAMETVALLSKTVPIVLHGKKERLLRVCCKSIFFLPPKSDVPETERALFTEALLHFAHSKNPAVCERAVRMIERLSAFILLYFEAEA, encoded by the exons atgccgcaaccgcccgcccagaGGAGACGCCGGTTTATCCTTGTgagctctcccactccagaggctgcttctgaaggggagtCGCAgctgctggatccca gtaaggcatggaaactgtgcagagacaaggccgtggaattcatcagggcgtatgtcagaggcacagaaaag gacgacgaggagcagaagatgctgttcctcagcaaaatctgcgatctgtgcacatgtgtcacagagaggggtgtgccgatgaacttgcatggcttctgcagcaaacataagctggtggagaacatcatg gcgctgctggaaaaggagcccgtggacagcttgcgcacagcattccggcagaaggccatggagactgtcgccctcctcag caagacCGTGCCAATAGTACTgcatggcaaaaaggagagactcCTGCGTGTGTGCTgtaagagcatcttctttctgcctcccaagtcagatgtgccagagacagaaagagcgcTCTTCActgag gcgCTGCTGCACTTTGCCCACTCCAAAAACCcagctgtgtgtgagagagctgtgaggatgattgAGAGGCTGAGTGCTTTCATCCTCTTGTATTTTGAGGCCGAG gcataa